The genomic window AGAGAACGTAGGCTGGGTTTCAGGCAGCTCAACTGTTCTTATGGTGTAGCTCAGTAGCTGGTGCATACTCGCATCCCAAACCAAGGTGTAAACGTACAGATAGTTTGCTTACAATTCTGTGCCTTTCCGCTGCCTTCTGAACGGGCAGGTCTAATTATAGAAATCGATTCTCACTCAGTTCTCACTCAGTATTTCACAAGTGCTACACTGAAACAATGCCAATCAATGGATAGTAATCAATTGTACATAATGTATTGCCATCATGTAAATTAAATTCTGTGAATGaggtatctatgtatttatatttttaacatCCACCTGACCATGGATGCACTTGTCAATTTTGCATTCGGATGCATTGTATGCCTAGTGCAGATGCTCGTCAAATAGACATATTGTAAAGACATTAACTAAACAATGTTTTGAAATTATTGGAAAATAATGGTTTGTCATTCATTTTTTGCTGGCATATAATTTGTTCATTGTCCTTTTACAAAAGTTGTGTAGGCCTAGACggtgcataataattaaaatgtgggagaaaaaaaaaaatattatacaacgggtggcttaaatccagcgatctgattggttcatagctgttgtataatgagcgtatacataactgctatgacgccaagtcattttgtgaaagtttgcatgtcactccgcgcctggaagtagaaacggtcacaaaatataaaagtagttgtataaaagcaatagcacagttcactgaagcctacaaatatgttgaattatagagagggtgtaaatgttgttactccgggagtgagcaaggcgatggagagactaacgaaagcttaggcacacggtgagtgaactgctccataggataaattgccggcgaaccgctctagccgagtcTCTCTCGgagtagtctcgcaaagccagaccaaactacagcaagtagaatgtaCCAAAGCCATatcaactagaactgcaagcagttatgcaggggtccaagaagtgtgcatttcgcccgcacaacgcgacaagaaatgtgcgtttcgccatATCAATTAAAGTCCTGCCCCGGTGAGGAGGACGCCTTGGAAGCGAGGGAGGTGGTTCTCCCTTCTAAACTCCACCCCAGCGCTGCTCGTCATTTCTACTCCAGTCGCTCCTTCTCACTCCATGGACTAGTATCAGTGTAGGGTTGGGATAAGCCTTTAACCAAAGCATTAGCTCCTTTTGCGTGAGTCCTGTGCTGGTATGACCCTGGGAGCCCACTGAAACATGTAGATATGCGGTGTCTAGTCCGTCGGAGTACAACCAAGACGCTCGAGTTGTTCCTGACcggacttttattttggaaataGGTGGAATCCCCTAGGGTCGGATTGGACCATGATTTGCAGATCATTGGATTATTACATGTTGGTGATGTGCTTCGTTGTGACGATTCCACAACGATGTAGAACAGGTGAATATTTTGATTCACATTTTTTTACGAAAAATCTTTCCAAGAATTGTGAAAGTAAATTATTTTTGGGATTACGGGAACCGGCCCGTATGCCCGGTAGTCTACCgagttgccagattgggcgggaaatctggcaacactggtagTCTGTGGTTTGGTATTCCCGCATTTGTTTCTCACACATGACGCACAATTTTCTCGTAGACTGTTACAATTTATATTACCGGTAAATcaattaaaattagaacatTACGTCACTTCAAATGGGTGGTGGTCAGGGGGTTCTGGGCCATTGACATGTTGAGCGTAAACCCTTCATTATCCTTAATTTTGGTGAATTTGTATGAACTGATTTGTGCCTTTTTGCGTACGGAAGCGTAAAGCATgcactatatataaatataaatgctgCTTTGAAAACTTATCTCAAGTTATAAAGAATTCCGAGATAAGTTTCATTGCAAATaataattagtaggcctaatcatcataataatgatgatgatgatgatgatgataatgataattcataattattattaataataattctgtTCTATTTTTGTCTGAAGAGACGAGTTAGGATACCTCAAAACCCCAAGAGAAACTGAGTTCTGGGAAGAGAGTTTTGGTTATTCCCATGGACCAACGCCAACTTTATGATACTTTAGTACCGTCGTGTAACGTTATGAGTATTGGAGCGATGTTTATGCAATCGGCCTCACGCCGTAGCCTTATAGGAGCCTTACCCCCTGCCCATAATCCATAGCTGCTCAGACGGAGAttcaccatgcacacacaacacagtattGATCCTGGAGAAACGCTGCAAAGTCAACAGATCAGAACATCAGATCAGAGCATCAGATCAGAACATGAGACCGAACATTAGACAGAACATCAGATCAGAGCAGCGGATCAGAGCATCAGATCAGAGCATCAGATCAGAGCATCAGATCAGAGCATCAGATCAGAACGGGCTTTGCGTCTGATCAACCCCAAACTCCTGAGGTGCGCAAAGTCGACAAATGAATGACAATGCCATCAATCTTACTTGAGGAAGCGAGTATCTCCCAACGTCTCaatcataaacaaaaataaaactggATTAAACTAAAAAGGGGGGACAAGTTTGCTTTCTAGTGATTACATTATGGCGCCGTATGTTTTTCAATTTGATGGTCCTGCATGACTTGAGTCTGTTTACAACAGACTTTTCAGGGAACATCATAAACAGTTACCCTTAAAACAATGTACAGTATCAGTACTCGACTTAACCATTTCAAAGTATACATATTTAAAACGGTTCTGTCATACACTGACTTTTAAAttagatttcttccttgctgatttaagggagttttttcttgcccttatGGGGGCTTGGCTAAAGGGGGGTATCATAAATATCTGGCCTGTTAAGCcgtttgagactgtaatggtgaatggtggctatacaaatacaattgaattgaattaatctTTAACATGTCAAACCAGTGATACAATGATGCGCAAATGCAAATACACATCTCTATGGTTACAGCAGAAGAAAACATGTTACCACTCAGCGTTTCTAAGAACTCACTGAGGCCTTATCTTATCCGTATCAGTATATGGCTCTGTCTCCCTACTGGTGCTATCTTCTTACTCGTAAAGATTCAATATGGGTTCAGTGATGCATGTCATGTTGGCGTCTGGGGAGCCGCCTTCCAGCATGTGATATGCAAGACGGATGAATGTTCacaaagaggagaaggagactgaCTTTGACGTCATGATCAATGGGCATTGGCgcagtgtgtggatgtgtaggGCTCgttctggacacacacacacacacacacacacacacacacacacacacacacacacacacacacacacactataaaacaTTTTCCAACGTAAATATTCCTCTCTTGAACAAATGCCTAAGgtggtttgtttgtcttttttctttAGAGCTTCTACCTCCGCCATTCAACCTCTCCTACGAGTGGATTGATCCCTTTTTCATCCGTCTCACCTGGCAGTCACACCCTCTCAACCCCAACTGCTCGCTGAAATATATTCTTCATAGAAAAGACCTACCGCATAGAAAACCGGTAGGTCTTTAATTGAATTCCAGCTTCACTCCTCCTTGTTATAAAGTGATGTAGTGGGCTAGGCCTACAAAGTAACGCTATAGATGGACGCTGATCCAAATCACCACCTGAATGCACAAAGGCGTCATTACGGAGGGAATGATGATTGACAgttaagcgtgtgtgtgtgtgtgtgtgtgtgtgtgtgtgtgtgtgtgtgtgtgtgtgtgtgtgtgtgtgtgtgtgtgtgtgtgtgtgtgtgtgtgtgtgcgcgccatgTCATcttctctcttttattttcctAGCAAATTCCTCATAGTGCCAAAGGATACACATTACTGGTGACGGATTTGAATTCCAACGTGACACTCACCCTAAAGACCGCATCAACCCGGACGCCCCGGTGCCCGTATGACGGCAACAACGCCGTCTCCATAGTCGTCCCCCGCCAAGGTGAGGCGACCCTCCAGAGCGCCCAGTGCTCAAGGGGTTCTAGAGGCAGGGTTCAACGTCTGGACACGACGTCACGAGAAGGGCTGGAGCCCGAGAACTGGGGCCTAGAGAACAAAGGGATGGATGGGAGAGGGATTTGGTGGTGCTTACCGTAGCTTTGAGGTAAAGCCGCCGTTTGTCAGGTCGTAGCCCGGTTTACTTATCCCGAGCGGCTTGTAGGTCGATTTTGTAAACACAAATATTACAAAGAAAACAATCATTTGCTGTgatttgtatactatataaaACGTGTAGTTCCTAATGCCGTCACTACGTCAAGCCCATGTAACTCATTGACGTTAGGTGTTGGTGAGTAAAGGATAACCttgtaaagaaataaacatCGGCATAACTGACTAACAAACAAGGTAGACCGAGTCCATGAACGATAATTCAAAGCATCTGCGTCTAACTGAAATGCTTGCAAAACAAAAGATGCCTTGTTTTCTGAACCTGTCAAAAAGTTCAGGGTTTTACTAATGCCTTGAATCTGCATACTACAGAGTGGCTTATATATGGTATTTTGAATCATGCAACCCCCTTTTTACCTCTCCTGCGGCTCATAGATAATACGGCTTTACGGTATTATAAACATTAGTCTAAAAATCAATCCCTTACTCTCGCCTAACTCTGTGTCGCCTAGTTCTTGAAATGTTGTTTAAAGAACTAGTCACAGAGGGTACCTTCAATTCCCCATGTATGATAGTGATTTTGTGCTGTTTGTACGTTGTTTAACGAAGGTCTTATCCATATATTTATTTCAGTTCAACTTGTGACCGACTTCAAATTCTTCCTCTACCCACCCTGTGACGGGGGAACTTCCCAGACGCCACTCTGTGGACAGCAGGCCACTTGGACCCCAGGCAATGGGACCTCAGGGCTGTCGGTATCCTACAGGTAAGAGGCACGGGTCCATTCATAGCTCACTGTAAAGCCTGTAAGGTCAGAGTCAACCCATCGGCTCACTGTGTGACTTTGGTTTGATCGAGTTTTTCCATGGCCCCTTCGGGGGATTCCGGTTGGCAGGTGACCGAGCACTATACATAAAAGACATAGGAAGGACTGGATaagcaggtggggggggggggggggactggagcCAAGGAGTAAACAAGGTTAGGGTCGCAGTAGCTCAGGAgctagagcgggttgacttgtaaccaaaAGGATGCCAGTTTGATCCCAGGCTTCTCGCCCTGACTgatcctgacgagctggctgtcgccttgcatggttgactccgccggcggtgtgaatgtgtgtatgaatgtaataatgtaaggggggggggggggggggaagcctctttttatatattaggttAAAACATCTAATATGccgaaattgagtgataggttatacaattaagaaaaaacaacgatgggcctcttcataactaatttatatattttttaaatcaataatgtatctttttttttatttttttatttttataaaaaaacataatttttggtgcccccccccaggtacttagtgccctacgcactctttgtatagggagcggcgggcctgtaagtcgctttggatacaaACGTGTGCTTAATAccctaaatgtaatgtaaatgtaaacgagTGTGGCCTCAACCTCCATGTTTCTCTGCTCCCAGGCTGTGTGGCCAAGCGTCCGACGAGCTGTCGCTGTGCCAGGACAACAGCAGTGGGCCGCAGCAAGGCTGTCACCTGACGGGGCTCAAAAAAGAAGAGATAATGGGAAGGGTCTGCATACTTTTCCGAGGAACGGTTGAAGGCCGAGCCCTGAACCAAACGTTCCAACGGCTTCCCCATTATCACAGTGAGTGAGACGCCCCCAGTGCTGTCCTCTGTGATGTATACATGGTCACTTTGACCATTTTCTTCTCTTCATGTTAATAACATGTTAATCCATGAAATGCGACCCCTTGATTTATTAATTTCTGGTTACTTTTCAACAACCCCAACATTACTTGTCCTTGTTATATTTCTGCTTGTTATGCATTGACATATCAACGACTTTACGCAGCAACTAAAGCATGGCTGATATCTCTTTTATGTGGCCGTTTCTTTGTTTAAACGACGTCTCTATAGTTCGAACTTTTCCGCCCAACGTGAGCGTCAGCGAGCAGAAGGGCCGTCTGAAAATCAGCTGGCAGCATGCCAGGGCCTGCCCAAACTCATGGAAGTACACCGTCAACTACAGCGAGTGCGACCGCCCCACAGTAAGTAAGATGTacattctatattttttttgtcactTCCCTGCGGAGGGAACCCTCTTGTCTTGTTTTTATCAAGGTTTCTATCATGATTATTTAGGGTCGAATTTTGACCCTAAAGTATAataataaggggggggggggtgggggcttaGTGCGAAGGGGGTGTCCTATAACGTGGCCTGGCTGGGAAGCGCTTTGAGCCCCCTCTGTGAGCGGACACTTCAGGACCGCACTCTTATTGGACCCTTCATCCATAACGTTGTCAGAGTATCTGCCTGCTGGGACCGGAAACGAATAAGACATTTCTCAGCTTTAGCCCACACCCTGTCCGTTCGGTGCACATGGTGTGTAGACAGAAGCTAACTTACTCCCGCAGGGTAAGAAAAACAAGGGAGGATAACTTTATTCAGATCCTTTAGATCTATCGAGAAATCCTTCGACATTCCCCATTCATAGCGTCGGGGATTACATTTGACTCCCGACTCATTTGCTACTCGTAAAGTAGATCTCGTCAACGTCGTCGATTTTGATATTGTCGTTCGGGTATTTgtcatttttgttgttgttgttgcgttGTGTTTGTCCAATGCTTAGGCTCCAGGGTCTCACCCCCGCCACGCCCGCGTGACCATCACGCTAAAGCCCTAatgctgtcctcctctctcctctcccagaaGGCGGTCACTTCCGGCTCAGCGATGGACCACCTGCTGGTTCCCTTCAACGAGGCCTGCCGCTACGAGATCCGCGTCCAGCCACAGTTAGAGGCCAGCTGTGGGTTTGCCCAGGCAGAGGGTAGTGTTCTGCTTGTTTACAGTAGGTACCATCACGCCGTCCCGACCCCTTTGCTCAGCCttcagttccccccccccccccccctcgttggTTCCCTGGTTGCTTACATTCCCAGCACGTGCACTCTCGTTGCTATTTAAACTCCCCCCGGGTCGGGCCCCCCTGTTTTTccgtttgttgtttgtgttaagcgGGGAGCGCTGAGATTTATAGCGCTGTTTTTGCGGGCGTGCCAAGTCTCTTCAAAGTCTGGTGGGATTGATAAAGTGCTGGAGGGGAGCTGTGGTATGTGTGTACAGCAGTGTCTACCTGCTTTAGACACCGCTGACGTGCGTGCGCCTGGCCTCTGTCGACACTTCCTGGTGTGACTTTGTGTTTTGAGAACTCGTTCAGAGGCAAACCGTCCATGTGTGTTGACCTGCTCTGTGTCTCCAGTATCACTCCGCTATCATCCGCCCGCACATTCTCTGCCTCATCGCCGTGTTAT from Gadus morhua chromosome 17, gadMor3.0, whole genome shotgun sequence includes these protein-coding regions:
- the LOC115529998 gene encoding uncharacterized protein LOC115529998 isoform X1, producing MICRSLDYYMLVMCFVVTIPQRCRTELLPPPFNLSYEWIDPFFIRLTWQSHPLNPNCSLKYILHRKDLPHRKPQIPHSAKGYTLLVTDLNSNVTLTLKTASTRTPRCPYDGNNAVSIVVPRQVQLVTDFKFFLYPPCDGGTSQTPLCGQQATWTPGNGTSGLSVSYRLCGQASDELSLCQDNSSGPQQGCHLTGLKKEEIMGRVCILFRGTVEGRALNQTFQRLPHYHIRTFPPNVSVSEQKGRLKISWQHARACPNSWKYTVNYSECDRPTKAVTSGSAMDHLLVPFNEACRYEIRVQPQLEASCGFAQAEGSVLLVYNDGATPDHSVLVGCVVVPSLLSVLVVALCYCVRRKRNTFFKKIPVPPSSLKEMMSSLQQSQQLFVPEREKVDVCSVSPVSPDPLELNTLIWEVP
- the LOC115529998 gene encoding uncharacterized protein LOC115529998 isoform X2; its protein translation is MICRSLDYYMLVMCFVVTIPQRCRTELLPPPFNLSYEWIDPFFIRLTWQSHPLNPNCSLKYILHRKDLPHRKPQIPHSAKGYTLLVTDLNSNVTLTLKTASTRTPRCPYDGNNAVSIVVPRQVQLVTDFKFFLYPPCDGGTSQTPLCGQQATWTPGNGTSGLSVSYRLCGQASDELSLCQDNSSGPQQGCHLTGLKKEEIMGRVCILFRGTVEGRALNQTFQRLPHYHIRTFPPNVSVSEQKGRLKISWQHARACPNSWKYTVNYSECDRPTKAVTSGSAMDHLLVPFNEACRYEIRVQPQLEASCGFAQAEGSVLLVYNDGATPDHSVLVGCVVVPSLLSVLVVALCYCVRRKRNTFFKKIPVPPSSLKEMMSSLQQSQLFVPEREKVDVCSVSPVSPDPLELNTLIWEVP